A DNA window from Calliphora vicina chromosome 1, idCalVici1.1, whole genome shotgun sequence contains the following coding sequences:
- the LOC135964276 gene encoding Kv channel-interacting protein 1, translated as MASPPESPIEEVVYELEQTRVPKPIPVALEDLCRQTKFTKQEIRVMYRGFKTECPEGVVHEDSFKDIYAKFFPHGNSSLYAHYVFKAFDVNCNGAISFRDLLVTLSTLLRGSVYERLRWTFKLYDLNGDGRISRSELSEIVLAIHELMGRRAHQPEDDRKARDQVDRVFRKLDLNQDGIITIEEFLEACLKDDLVTRSLQMFDNDL; from the exons atggcTTCGCCACCTGAAAGTCCCATCGAGGAGGTGGTTTATGAACTAGAACAAACACGAGTGCCTAAACCAATACCCGTTGCACTAGAGGATTTGTGCcgtcaaacaaaatttacaaaacaggAAATACGTGTCATGTATAGAGGATTTAAAACG GAATGTCCTGAAGGTGTGGTGCACGAAGACTCTTTCAAggatatttatgcaaaattttttcCACATGGCa attCAAGTTTATACGCTCATTATGTGTTCAAAGCATTCGATGTGAACTGCAATGGTGCCATCAGTTTTCgg GATTTATTGGTTACGCTGTCGACATTATTACGTGGTTCAGTTTACGAGCGTTTACGTTGGACATTTAAACTTTACGATTTGAATGGGGATGGTCGCATCAGTCGTTCGGAATTAAGTGAAATTGTTTTGGCCATACACGAGCTGATGGGTCGGAGGGCGCATCAGCCGGAAGATGATCGAAAAGCCAGAGATCAG GTCGATCGTGTTTTTCGCAAACTCGATCTCAATCAAGATGGTATCATAACAATTGAAGAATTTCTGGAGGCATGCCTTAAAGATGATCTTGTCACAAGATCTTTACAAATGTTCGACAATGACCTTTGA
- the Tsp96F gene encoding CD82 antigen, with protein MGLNGCCSCVKFLMVLINILFWIIGLTIVIASAWMLTDPTFVLSMTQSYNHYYIALYVFLGIGVLITIGAFFGCCGVLKESQCLLVSFFCVILVVMVAQIAAGAWAFHNRDKLDDIVRASVKYSVQEEYGQSSMSSRTVTFDTLQKNLKCCGADGPGDWATSRFNNVDRTNIVDIAISSMNVFYNIPESCCKDELKENVCEMSRKLKFGGALNPAIHQQGCVDKLIELIYENWVLIFGVTAGVILLELLALTFSLSLCCAVRSQQYKA; from the exons ATCATTGGTTTAACAATTGTTATCGCCTCGGCCTGGATGCTGACAGATCCCACATTTGTGCTGTCAATGACACAATCGTACAATCACTATTACATCGCACTGTATGTGTTTTTGGGCATTGGTGTTTTAATCACAATCGGCGCCTTCTTTGGCTGCTGTGGCGTGTTGAAGGAATCCCAGTGTCTGCTGGTGTCG TTCTTCTGTGTGATTTTGGTGGTAATGGTTGCACAAATCGCTGCCGGCGCTTGGGCATTCCACAATAGAGACAAACTTGATGACATTGTTAGAGCTTCAGTGAAATATTCCGTGCAAGAGGAGTATGGCCAATCAAGCATGAGTTCACGTACGGTTACATTCGATACGCTACAAAAGAAT CTCAAATGTTGTGGTGCCGATGGCCCCGGCGATTGGGCCACCAGTCGTTTCAACAATGTGGATCGCACGAATATTGTCGATATTGCCATATCATCCATGAATGTCTTCTACAATATACCCGAATCTTGCTGTAAAGATGAGCTCAAGGAAAATGTATGTGAAATGTCAAGGAAATTGAAATTTGGAGGAGCTCTAAACCCAGCCATACATCAACAG GGTTGCGTTGATAAACTCATTGAATTGATATACGAAAACTGGGTATTAATTTTCGGCGTAACTGCCGGTGtcattttgttggaattgttGGCTTTGACCTTCTCTTTAAGTTTATGCTGTGCCGTCAGAAGTCAACAGTACAAAGCCTGA